The following coding sequences lie in one Silene latifolia isolate original U9 population chromosome 5, ASM4854445v1, whole genome shotgun sequence genomic window:
- the LOC141655687 gene encoding uncharacterized protein LOC141655687, with amino-acid sequence MRGGEESPPPSPSSRVDHTKKGKVNDYVEDDEDFVLEEIVVERNQEEVVEKNKGKGKEASEEANTKEVSPPKKTINPPIPFTNRGRGINEERKFSKFLDMLKKLEVSLPFTEVVTQMPLYTKFLKDVLTKKRSIGGDGLVSIRGEYSAALCDLGASVSILPLPIAKKIGLNDMIPTSMTLQLADRSVQRPMGVIEDVLVKVGNFFIPADFVVLDIPED; translated from the exons ATGAGAGGTGGTGAGGAAAGTCCACCTCCTTCACCATCAAGCCGGGTTGATCATACCAAGAAAGGGAAAGTGAACGACTATGTTGAGGATGATGAAGACTTTGTGTTAGAAGAGATagtggttgagagaaaccaagaAGAAGTGGTTGAAAAAAACAAAGGGAAGGGTAAAGAAGCAAGTGAGGAAGCTAATACCAAGGAAGTTTCACCTCCGAAGAAGACCATTAACCCTCCAATCCCATTTACTAATAGAGGTAGAGGAATTAATGAGGAGAGGAAATTCTCCAAATTCTTGGATATGTTGAAGAAGCTTGAAGTTTCATTGCCTTTCACCGAGGTAGTGACACAAATGCCACTCTACACAAAATTCTTGAAGGATGTGTTGACCAAGAAGAGGAGTATTGGAGGAGATGGTCTAGTCTCTATTAGAGGAGAATATAGTGCG GCACTTTGTGATCTTGGTGCTAGTGTTAGCATTCTTCCTCTCCCCATTGCCAAGAAGATTGGGTTGAATGACATGATTCCCACCTCAATGACACTACAACTCGCGGATAGGTCGGTGCAAAGACCTATGGGTGTGATTGAAGATGTACTGGTCAAGGTTGGCAACTTCTTTATCCCGGCTGACTTTGTTGTTCTTGACATTCCGGAGGATTAA